In Geothrix edaphica, the genomic stretch CCAGCGGATCCTGGCCTTCCTCCGAGGGCACCATGAGCATCAGGCTGACCCGGGCATCCACCAGCATGTCGCGGGTGTGCTGGGCCAGGCGGCTCACGTGGATGAGGAAGCCCGTGCCATCCGGGGCGGGCACCACCGGCGCCATGGACACGAAGGGGGCGCCGTCATGCAGGGTGCCCAGGGAGGCCACCGGCAGGCCGGTCAGCAGGGCGTGGAGTGTCGCTTCCGTGTTCGGGTCCATGGGAGGACTCCTTCCAGGGCAGGGCATTCCATCATCTCTCCGAGAGCAAGATGCCGTTATTTTGCGACGGCTTCGCACGGGTACCAGGACCCGACCCGTCCCGGAGCGCCCCGTGACGGCCTGATCAGTCCTTGAAGGCAGCCACCACGATGCGCCCCACCTCGGCCAGCACCGCGTTGCGGGCGTCCATCGGAGCGGTGGAGCCGGTGTAGTAGACCGCGATGAGGATGGGCGCCCGGTGGGGCGGGCGCAGGATGGCCACATCGTTCACGGTGCCGCGCCTCCCCGAACCGGTCTTGTCCCCGGCGGTCCAATCCGCCGGCAGGCCCGCCCGGAGCCGGTCCCGGCCCGTGGTACAGGCCGCCATCCAGCCCTCGAGGCGCTGCCGCGAGGCGGGAGTCAGGGTCGGGCCCAGCAGCAGGGCCCGCAGGGTGTCCACCATGGCGGTGGGCGTGGTGGTGTCCCGGGGATCGCCGGGCAGGGCGGTGTTCAGCGAGGGTTCCGTGCGGTCCAGGCGCGTCACGGGATCGCCCAGGGAGCGTGCGAAGGTGGTGATGGCACCGGGGCCGCCGAGGGTCTGGAGCAGCAGGTTGGCGGCGGTGTTGTCGCTGGCCTCCACGGCGGCAGCGCAGAGGTCCAGCACGGGGAGGCCCCCCTCAGCGACGTGCGCCTTGGCCACCGGCGCGTGCTCCAGCAGGTCCGCCTGGCCGTAGGGGACGCGCCGGTCCAGGGTCTCCCTGCCCCCATCCACCCGGGCGAGCACGGCGCCCGCCAGCAGCACCTTGAAGGTGCTGCACAGGGGGAAGCGTTCGCCGCCCCGGTGGTCCAGGCGGCGGCCCGAGCCCGTATCGAGCACGGCCACGCCGAGGCGGCCTCCGGAGCGGGCTTCCAGGGCCGCCAGACGGGCGGCGGCGGGAGGAACCGGCGCGGCCGGCGGCGCGGCCTGGAGAGGCAGGATCAACAGAGCGGCCGCGAGCACGGTCCAGGTCATGGGACTCCCGGAAAGGCTTCTCTTCTACCACGCCACGGGGCGCTCGACCTCGGCTGAAGCGGCCGCCTACTCGGGCAGCGGACCGCCCTCGGGGGCCTCGTCCTGGCCCTCGACGCCCTCCTGGTCCTCGGAGTCCGGAATGTCGTTGCCCAGGGCGTCCTTCTTCAGCGCCTTCTTCTGCAGCTTCTCTTCCTTCTTCTTCTGGCGGGCCAGGTCCTTCTGCCGCTTCTCGAAGTTGTAGTTGGGCTTTCTGGCCATGGCGAGTCCGATCATGAAAAAGGTGGAAGCCGATCCAGCCCGTGTCTCAGTCTACCGCCTCGTCCGCCGGAGCGCCTGGATCAGGTCGTCCAGCCGCTGCAGGAAGGTCGAGCGGTCCCGGGCGGTGAAGGGAGCGGGGCCAGTGCCCAGCTCGCCCATGGCGCGCAGGTGCGTCATCAGCTCGCGGCTGGCCAGGGCATCGCCGATGGAGTCGGGCGAGTAGACCCGGCCCTTGGCATCCAGGGCCCGGGCGCCCTTCTCCAGGCAGCGGGCCGCCAGGGGGATGTCCGCCGTCACGGCGATATCCGAGGCCGTGATCTGCTCCACGATCCAGTCGTCGGCCCCGTCGAACTGCCCCTTCGCCACCACCACCGACTCGAACAGCGGGTTGCGGGGGACCCGCAGGGGCGCGTTCGACACCAGCAGCACCTTCAAGCCGCAGCGCGTGGCCACCCG encodes the following:
- a CDS encoding HugZ family protein codes for the protein MDPNTEATLHALLTGLPVASLGTLHDGAPFVSMAPVVPAPDGTGFLIHVSRLAQHTRDMLVDARVSLMLMVPSEEGQDPLALPRVSLQGRAEELTADDSRQQAAARAYLARFPQAEMTLGLGDFSFFLIRPTTGRLVFGFGRALSLDASQIGASLSTVR
- the bla gene encoding class A beta-lactamase is translated as MTWTVLAAALLILPLQAAPPAAPVPPAAARLAALEARSGGRLGVAVLDTGSGRRLDHRGGERFPLCSTFKVLLAGAVLARVDGGRETLDRRVPYGQADLLEHAPVAKAHVAEGGLPVLDLCAAAVEASDNTAANLLLQTLGGPGAITTFARSLGDPVTRLDRTEPSLNTALPGDPRDTTTPTAMVDTLRALLLGPTLTPASRQRLEGWMAACTTGRDRLRAGLPADWTAGDKTGSGRRGTVNDVAILRPPHRAPILIAVYYTGSTAPMDARNAVLAEVGRIVVAAFKD
- a CDS encoding YaiI/YqxD family protein; the protein is MTADQPAIRIFVDADACPVKEEIFRVATRCGLKVLLVSNAPLRVPRNPLFESVVVAKGQFDGADDWIVEQITASDIAVTADIPLAARCLEKGARALDAKGRVYSPDSIGDALASRELMTHLRAMGELGTGPAPFTARDRSTFLQRLDDLIQALRRTRR